The sequence GATGCGCTGGTGGCGCAGGGCCTGGACGAGGGCAGCCAGGACGCGGCCCGGCTGGACGCGGTGGTGCCGCACCGGGGGCACGACGTGTTCGGCGGCTGGGCGCGCCTGGAGTCGCGGGGCGGCCCGCTGTTCGCGTGGCAGACCGCGGGCGAGCAGACCGCGCTGATGATGCCGGTGCGCTGGGAGGTGGAGGACGGCCACCTGGCCGAGCCCGAGGGGCTCGTCCTGCCCGCCCAGGGCCTGGTGCAGGCGATGGCGCGAGGGGACCTGCTGCTGCTCACGGGCGCGACGCAGGTGCGCGTCTACGACGTGGGCTCGAAGCGCCTCGTCGCGTCGCTCAACGGCTTCCACGCCGCGAGGTTCTGGCCGGAGCCGGGTTCGCTGGTGCCGCACGGGGCCACCGCGGCGTCAGGGCAGCGGTAGGCGCGTTCCCCGGCCGCGAGGATGACGCTCAGCCCTGCGCTCCCAGGCCGTTGTTGAAGGCCGCGAACATGAGGGCTCCATAGAAGCCACCGCAGAGGCAGCACGAGAGCACGGGCGCCAGCAGCGCGCCCGCCAGCGCCGTGCCCCAACTGGTGCGGTGCAGCGAGCGGTAGGTGAAGGCGCGCAGGCCCACCGCCCAGAAGGGCGCGGCGTACACGGCGACGAAGGGAATCACGCCAACGATGTACGGCGCCTGCGAGAGCGCGTGCGCGCGCATCGTCACGGAGAAGCCGCGCTCCACGCCGCCCATGCGCAGGATGAGGTGGTCCAGGCCCGCGTTGACCAGCGTCATGCCGGTGCTGACGAAGGGCATCAGCACCGTCCAGGCCGCCATGCCCACCGTCATCCACAGTTTCATGGCCTGTGGGTCATCCACCCCCGCGTTCGCCTCGGGGACCATCCCCAGGATGATGCCGATGATGGCCGTATAGACGATGCCCGTGGTCAGGAAGCCCGCGATCGCGGACAGGAACACGAACTTCATGGAGCTGCCCACGGGCGCATCGGGGTTGATGCCCCGGAGCGTGTTCGTGGGCTGCATCAACAAGCCGTAGCACGTGCGCCAGAACGCCTTGAGCGTGCCCAGCTCCTCGCGCCGGTCCCATGGCAGCTGGCCCAGGGGTTCGCGCTCATGGCAGGTGACGCAGATGGCCCCTTCCGGCCCCTGGCGCAGACAGCGAGCACAGGCGAACGCACCACAGCGAGGGCACGTGGCCACGCTCGCCAACCCAGAATGCAAAGCACAGACCGGCTCGGCGCTGCCAGGAGTCGAAGCCACCAGCAGCGAGGCCCCGCACCGCGAGCACGTCTCCGCGCCGGGGGTGAAGGGGGCCTGACAGGAAGGACAGGAAGGCGTCATCGCCGCGCATCCTCGCACGGCTCGGGCTCCGTCACGCACGAGGCATCAGGGCCCGGGGGGCGGAAACCTGTCCGACTGTCGGACAGGTTTGGGACTGGCGCTATGGCTCGGGTGCTGTCTCTGGATCCACGGGCACCGTGGGCGACGTGCTCCCTGCCTTGTCCTGGGCCGGGGCCACCGCGCCTGGCGCTCGGGGGGCCCTTGCCTCCTGTGCGGCTCGGGCCTGACGGGCTCGCTTTGCCTGGGCCACCGCGGTCTTCGCCGCGCCTGCGT comes from Corallococcus macrosporus and encodes:
- a CDS encoding YIP1 family protein, with product MATCPRCGAFACARCLRQGPEGAICVTCHEREPLGQLPWDRREELGTLKAFWRTCYGLLMQPTNTLRGINPDAPVGSSMKFVFLSAIAGFLTTGIVYTAIIGIILGMVPEANAGVDDPQAMKLWMTVGMAAWTVLMPFVSTGMTLVNAGLDHLILRMGGVERGFSVTMRAHALSQAPYIVGVIPFVAVYAAPFWAVGLRAFTYRSLHRTSWGTALAGALLAPVLSCCLCGGFYGALMFAAFNNGLGAQG